In one window of Ignatzschineria indica DNA:
- a CDS encoding glycine zipper 2TM domain-containing protein, with the protein MMKLMTKMASLFAIVAVVTACSTWDGMSSKEKGMVIGTGAGAVAGAAVTDTILGTGIGAAVGGVIGNEVGKAL; encoded by the coding sequence ATGATGAAGTTAATGACAAAGATGGCTTCTTTATTTGCGATTGTTGCTGTTGTAACTGCTTGTTCTACTTGGGATGGGATGAGCAGTAAGGAGAAGGGAATGGTGATCGGCACAGGTGCAGGGGCTGTTGCCGGCGCTGCAGTGACAGATACAATCTTAGGAACAGGTATTGGCGCTGCAGTCGGCGGTGTTATCGGTAATGAAGTAGGTAAAGCACTCTAA
- a CDS encoding CNNM domain-containing protein, with amino-acid sequence MVLLIFIVVISIAVSFLCSILEASLLSLTPTFISQQKSRSPQLYIALKALRDKIDRPLVAILTLNTIAHTAGAAGVGAQVTALYGSHYLGIASAIMTILILILSEIIPKVLGAKYWRKIAPALPKILNPMILLLRPFIWLSDRILRIIGNHKEEINLRAEIKALSQLAKELGKIETKEQQVIANVLDLNEVDITSIMTPRVVTTAIKPDIDPESLTDLIERHQFSRYPIIDDAENPLGIFFRHDLLKVAQEGEKIMDLAEEPLVFPDTISVKNAFRKLLDEQQHLAFIYDEYGTWLGIITLEDILERLIGEEILDEHDIVPDMRLLAKKRWESRQNSELPHKDR; translated from the coding sequence ATGGTTCTACTCATTTTTATCGTTGTTATTTCGATTGCGGTCTCATTTCTCTGTTCTATTTTAGAGGCAAGCCTACTCTCATTAACCCCCACTTTTATCTCACAACAGAAGAGTCGCTCGCCACAGCTCTATATTGCACTAAAGGCATTAAGAGATAAGATCGATCGGCCATTAGTTGCGATTCTAACGCTCAATACAATTGCGCATACAGCAGGCGCTGCCGGCGTTGGCGCTCAAGTGACAGCGCTTTATGGTAGCCATTACTTAGGTATCGCCTCGGCGATTATGACGATTCTGATTCTGATCCTTTCAGAGATTATTCCTAAAGTATTGGGGGCAAAATATTGGCGAAAAATAGCGCCGGCATTGCCGAAGATCCTCAATCCGATGATTCTTCTTCTACGCCCCTTTATTTGGCTCTCCGATCGAATTTTACGCATTATTGGTAATCATAAAGAGGAGATCAATCTACGAGCAGAGATTAAAGCGCTATCACAACTTGCTAAAGAGCTTGGAAAGATAGAGACAAAAGAGCAACAGGTGATCGCTAATGTCTTAGATCTCAATGAAGTTGATATCACTTCAATTATGACACCACGTGTTGTGACAACTGCAATTAAGCCCGATATCGACCCTGAGAGTTTGACCGATCTGATTGAGAGGCATCAATTTTCACGATACCCCATTATTGATGATGCAGAGAATCCTTTAGGGATCTTTTTCCGGCATGATCTCCTAAAGGTTGCGCAAGAGGGGGAGAAGATTATGGATCTTGCAGAAGAACCCTTAGTCTTTCCCGATACAATCAGCGTTAAAAATGCATTTCGTAAACTTCTTGATGAGCAACAACACCTTGCCTTTATCTATGATGAGTATGGGACATGGCTCGGTATTATCACCTTAGAAGATATCTTAGAGAGACTGATTGGTGAAGAGATTCTTGATGAACATGATATTGTGCCCGATATGCGCCTTCTTGCTAAAAAGCGTTGGGAGAGCCGCCAAAATAGTGAGTTACCCCATAAAGATCGATAA